A genomic stretch from Cloacibacterium caeni includes:
- a CDS encoding LTA synthase family protein, whose protein sequence is MYLQKVKPFLYLGIFYLIVSFLLRLVFVFHPITTADFSFAEILKVTSVGLVNDILVFTIASSFLALYFLFLSNGKYQKPYGQIILGVLVLAFIYILATPNNIFKQYGGGVVKIVLAFLGLKILFFSLMLFLPKQRLKIRNSLYFTTLFLYVLLIIFNAVSEYFFYNEFGVRYNFIAVDYLIYTTEVIGNIMESYPIVPLFTAIFVVTGLATWWIYKKTKDSLLQLPNLVQKFTLLGVFAILLGISLSFSEKINLKKGNIFQQEIAANGMVKFYEAFSNNTLDFFTFYPTVDQKTAEKNTLLPLGTTTLNRTITSEKPELQKNVVLISIESLSAAYMKAYGYEESVTPFLDQLAQKSLFFTNLYATGNRTVRGLEALTLCIPPTAGESVIKREKENKNKFTTGSVFKSKGYSVKYLYGGYSYFDNMKDFYAGNGYEIVDRDNFTPEEITFANVWGVCDEDMAKKAISEMNKDYKAGKPFFHHWMTVSNHRPFTYPEGKIDIPADSKSRKGGVKYTDYSIMKFFEMAQKQPWFKNTVFVIVADHCSSSAGKTELPMDKYRIPAMIYAPEFVAPQKFSQITSQIDVMPTVLGLLNFKYQSKFLGQDVFSKNFVPRAYIATYQDLGFVKDNYLTVISPTKNIKQYQLVQKPNTNTTTEFNIYYTENLLQDNPRKDLVDQTISNYQSTSFWLKNKMLDK, encoded by the coding sequence ATGTATCTTCAAAAAGTAAAACCTTTTCTCTATTTAGGGATTTTTTACCTTATCGTTTCCTTTTTATTAAGGTTAGTATTTGTATTCCACCCGATTACCACTGCAGATTTTTCTTTTGCAGAAATATTGAAGGTTACTTCAGTAGGATTAGTGAATGACATTTTGGTATTTACAATTGCCAGTAGCTTTTTAGCACTTTATTTTTTATTCCTGTCAAACGGTAAATATCAAAAACCTTACGGACAAATCATCCTAGGAGTTCTGGTTCTTGCATTTATATACATTTTAGCAACTCCAAATAATATTTTCAAACAATATGGAGGTGGCGTAGTAAAAATTGTTTTAGCATTTTTGGGGCTTAAAATTTTATTTTTTTCATTGATGCTGTTTTTACCAAAACAAAGGCTTAAAATCAGAAACAGTTTATACTTTACCACATTATTTTTGTACGTGCTTTTGATTATTTTCAATGCCGTTTCAGAATATTTCTTCTACAATGAATTTGGGGTTCGTTATAATTTTATCGCGGTAGATTATCTTATTTACACCACTGAAGTTATAGGAAATATTATGGAAAGTTATCCTATCGTTCCTCTGTTTACTGCTATTTTCGTAGTAACAGGATTGGCAACTTGGTGGATTTACAAAAAGACCAAAGACAGCCTTTTACAATTACCTAATTTAGTTCAAAAGTTTACATTATTAGGTGTTTTTGCTATTTTATTGGGAATCAGTTTAAGTTTTTCAGAGAAAATTAACCTTAAAAAAGGAAACATTTTCCAACAGGAAATCGCAGCCAACGGAATGGTAAAATTCTACGAAGCGTTTAGCAATAATACGTTAGATTTTTTCACCTTCTATCCTACTGTTGACCAAAAAACCGCAGAAAAAAACACTCTGCTTCCTTTAGGAACCACTACTTTAAATAGAACTATCACTTCTGAGAAACCAGAATTACAAAAAAATGTAGTTCTCATTTCTATAGAAAGTTTGTCCGCAGCTTACATGAAAGCTTATGGTTACGAAGAAAGTGTAACTCCTTTCTTAGACCAATTGGCACAAAAAAGTTTATTTTTCACCAATTTATACGCCACAGGAAACAGAACGGTAAGAGGTTTAGAAGCATTAACGCTTTGTATTCCTCCAACTGCTGGAGAAAGTGTTATTAAAAGAGAAAAAGAAAACAAAAATAAATTCACCACAGGAAGCGTTTTTAAGTCAAAAGGTTACAGCGTAAAATATTTATACGGCGGTTACAGCTATTTTGACAACATGAAAGATTTCTACGCAGGAAATGGTTACGAAATTGTAGATAGAGATAATTTCACTCCAGAAGAAATCACTTTTGCAAATGTTTGGGGTGTTTGTGACGAAGATATGGCCAAAAAAGCCATTAGCGAAATGAACAAAGATTATAAAGCTGGTAAACCATTCTTCCATCATTGGATGACGGTTTCTAACCACAGACCTTTTACTTATCCAGAAGGGAAAATAGACATTCCTGCAGATTCTAAATCTAGAAAAGGTGGCGTAAAATACACCGATTATTCTATCATGAAATTTTTTGAAATGGCTCAAAAACAGCCTTGGTTCAAAAATACCGTTTTCGTGATTGTAGCAGACCATTGTTCATCTAGTGCTGGTAAAACAGAACTCCCAATGGATAAATACAGAATTCCTGCGATGATTTATGCTCCAGAATTTGTGGCTCCACAGAAATTCTCACAAATTACCTCTCAGATAGATGTGATGCCTACCGTTTTGGGATTATTGAATTTCAAATATCAATCTAAATTTTTAGGTCAAGATGTTTTCTCTAAAAATTTCGTTCCTAGAGCGTATATTGCAACGTATCAGGATTTAGGATTCGTAAAAGACAATTACCTTACGGTGATTTCTCCTACTAAAAATATTAAACAATATCAATTAGTTCAAAAACCTAATACCAATACCACAACTGAGTTTAACATTTATTACACCGAAAATCTTTTACAAGACAATCCTAGAAAAGATTTGGTAGATCAAACCATTTCAAATTATCAAAGTACAAGCTTTTGGCTAAAAAATAAAATGCTCGACAAATAA
- the ypfJ gene encoding KPN_02809 family neutral zinc metallopeptidase, which produces MKWTNDRADNVDDRRGSGGGGMLVGGGLGTLIIAAIIFFLGGDPSAILSNGVGNAPQTEQRELTAEEVKVREFVRMLSAENNQTWTKIFSENGMQYKEPKIVLFENVTQSGCGTAQAAMGPFYCPADETVYMDMSFFGEMQQKFGARVTEFTVAYVLAHEIGHHIQTILGTTQQVDKMRRSGQYSEGEMNKTSVATELQADFYAGLWAKQTDNREKFLDPQDIQSAMEAAAAVGDDNIQKRTAGYVNQEAFTHGSSKQRVEWFMKGYNSGDITQGNTFDQLLR; this is translated from the coding sequence ATGAAATGGACAAATGACAGAGCAGATAACGTAGATGATAGAAGAGGTTCTGGCGGTGGCGGAATGCTAGTTGGTGGTGGATTAGGAACCTTAATCATTGCTGCAATTATATTTTTCTTGGGAGGTGATCCTTCTGCTATTTTAAGTAATGGTGTTGGAAACGCTCCTCAAACGGAACAAAGAGAACTCACTGCCGAAGAAGTTAAGGTAAGAGAATTTGTAAGAATGCTTTCTGCAGAAAATAACCAAACTTGGACTAAAATTTTCTCTGAAAACGGAATGCAATACAAAGAACCGAAAATTGTACTCTTCGAAAATGTAACGCAATCTGGCTGCGGAACTGCACAAGCTGCGATGGGACCTTTTTATTGCCCTGCAGATGAAACGGTTTACATGGATATGAGTTTCTTTGGGGAAATGCAACAGAAATTTGGCGCTCGAGTTACAGAATTTACGGTGGCCTATGTTTTAGCTCACGAAATTGGGCATCACATCCAGACGATTTTAGGAACTACTCAACAAGTAGATAAAATGCGCAGAAGCGGACAATATTCCGAGGGTGAAATGAATAAAACTTCGGTAGCTACAGAATTACAGGCAGATTTCTACGCAGGTTTATGGGCAAAACAAACCGATAACAGAGAAAAATTTCTTGATCCTCAAGATATTCAGAGCGCTATGGAAGCAGCAGCAGCAGTAGGCGATGATAATATTCAAAAAAGAACGGCGGGTTATGTAAACCAAGAAGCTTTTACTCATGGTAGCTCTAAACAACGTGTGGAATGGTTCATGAAAGGTTATAATTCTGGAGATATTACCCAAGGAAATACTTTTGACCAACTTTTAAGATAA
- a CDS encoding RNA methyltransferase, with product MQPTKKLKLEELGRIDVETFKKTEKIPLVVILDNVRSMHNVGAAFRTADAFLVEKIILCGITPKPPHREIHKAALGATESVDWQFYESVKEAVIDLKTLGYEVVGIEQTTNSVMITDFNIDRTKKYALVLGNEVEGISDEILTDLDECLEIPQLGTKHSLNVSVCGGIVMWEFFKGLK from the coding sequence ATGCAACCTACCAAAAAACTGAAATTAGAAGAATTAGGAAGAATAGATGTAGAAACCTTCAAAAAGACGGAGAAAATTCCGTTGGTGGTGATTCTAGATAATGTAAGAAGTATGCATAATGTAGGTGCAGCTTTCCGAACTGCAGATGCTTTTTTGGTGGAGAAAATTATTCTTTGTGGCATTACTCCGAAACCGCCTCACAGAGAAATTCACAAAGCAGCATTAGGCGCAACTGAAAGTGTAGATTGGCAATTTTATGAGAGCGTAAAAGAAGCAGTCATAGATTTAAAAACGTTAGGTTACGAAGTTGTTGGAATAGAACAGACTACTAATTCTGTGATGATTACGGATTTTAACATTGATAGAACTAAAAAATATGCTTTGGTTTTAGGCAATGAAGTAGAAGGAATTTCAGATGAAATTTTAACCGATTTAGACGAATGTTTAGAAATTCCACAGTTGGGAACCAAACATTCTCTTAACGTTTCGGTTTGTGGAGGAATTGTGATGTGGGAATTTTTCAAAGGTCTAAAGTAG
- the mutS gene encoding DNA mismatch repair protein MutS: MAKKETPLMTQYNTIKAKYPDALLLFRVGDFYETFGQDAIKTSQILGIVLTKRANGEGHIELAGFPHHSVDSYLPKLVRAGMRVAICDQLEDPKMVKGIVKRGVTELVTPGVTFNEQVLNSKKNNFLLSLHKEKEKFGIALVDVSTGEFLVAEGNLEKLLHIVHTFDPAEIIYQRTAEIPSQLKNKNCFKLEDWAYQYNFAYEKLNSHFKTKSLKGFGIDEQKLGITAAGAIFAYLVEDTHHALLQHITKIQSIPQDDYLMMDNFTLRNLEIVHSSSFQGKSLLDIIDKTSTAMGGRLLRRRLILPLKSVNEINRRLSLIEFFNNEDSLKFEILDLLKGISDLDRLVGKLAAEKISPKELGYLRQSLINIQKIRELLSSHHDVLAWLEPLNNLEELISYLQNHLNEELPVNLNKGNVIKSEVSEELDRLRNLQTKGKGFLDEMCQREIERTGISSLKIDFNNVFGYYIEVRNTHKDKVPEDWIRKQTLVNAERYITEELKEYETQILGAEEKISQIEHQLYRQVCENVMMYIDQIQENSNLIAQLDCAVSLSELAISENYTKPILNETFAIDIKEGRHPIIEKSLPLGEKYIPNDVFLDKDSQQIIMVTGPNMAGKSAILRQTAIICLLAQIGSFVPAKHAEIGILDKIFTRVGATDNISAGESTFMVEMNEAANILNNISERSLILLDEIGRGTSTYDGVSIAWAIAEYLHQHSTQPKTLFATHYHELNEMSVNFERIKNFHVTIQENKGNIIFLRKLVSGGSEHSFGIHVAKLAGMPSKVVNRASEILKTLENSRSNSGSTEKIKRVTEENLQLSFFQLDDPVLENIREELTKIDINTLTPIEALMKLNAIKKMIGK; the protein is encoded by the coding sequence ATGGCAAAAAAAGAAACTCCGTTAATGACTCAGTACAATACCATCAAGGCGAAATATCCAGATGCGCTATTGCTTTTCAGAGTGGGAGATTTCTACGAAACTTTCGGGCAAGATGCCATTAAAACTTCTCAAATTTTAGGAATAGTTCTTACCAAAAGAGCCAATGGAGAAGGTCATATTGAGTTAGCAGGTTTTCCGCATCATTCTGTAGATTCTTACTTGCCTAAATTGGTAAGAGCCGGAATGCGTGTTGCGATTTGCGATCAATTGGAAGACCCAAAAATGGTCAAAGGAATCGTGAAACGTGGTGTTACTGAATTGGTAACTCCAGGTGTTACGTTTAACGAACAAGTTCTCAATTCCAAAAAAAATAATTTCTTGCTTTCTCTTCACAAAGAAAAAGAGAAGTTTGGGATAGCATTAGTAGATGTTTCTACGGGTGAATTTCTGGTTGCAGAAGGAAATTTAGAGAAATTACTACACATTGTTCACACCTTTGATCCTGCTGAAATTATTTACCAAAGAACCGCCGAAATTCCTTCTCAACTTAAAAATAAAAACTGTTTCAAGCTAGAAGATTGGGCGTATCAATATAATTTTGCTTACGAAAAACTGAATTCTCATTTTAAAACCAAATCTCTAAAAGGGTTCGGGATTGATGAACAAAAATTGGGGATTACCGCAGCTGGAGCGATTTTCGCTTATTTAGTTGAAGATACACATCACGCTCTCTTACAACATATTACCAAAATACAAAGCATTCCGCAAGATGATTATTTGATGATGGATAATTTCACTTTGCGAAATTTAGAAATTGTACATTCTAGCAGTTTTCAAGGGAAATCTTTGCTCGATATCATTGATAAAACTTCCACAGCAATGGGAGGAAGATTGCTTCGCCGAAGATTGATTTTGCCACTAAAATCGGTAAACGAAATCAACCGAAGACTTTCTCTGATTGAATTTTTTAACAATGAAGATTCTTTGAAATTTGAAATTTTAGATTTATTGAAAGGAATTTCAGATTTAGACCGATTGGTAGGAAAATTAGCTGCCGAAAAGATTTCACCGAAAGAACTCGGTTATCTTCGTCAGAGTTTAATTAATATTCAGAAAATCAGAGAATTATTGAGTTCTCATCACGATGTTTTAGCTTGGCTAGAACCTCTGAACAATTTAGAAGAACTTATTTCTTATCTTCAAAATCATTTGAATGAAGAACTTCCGGTAAACCTCAACAAAGGAAATGTGATCAAATCCGAAGTTTCGGAGGAACTTGATAGATTGAGAAATCTTCAAACAAAAGGAAAAGGTTTTTTGGATGAAATGTGCCAAAGAGAAATCGAAAGAACGGGAATTTCTTCACTGAAAATTGATTTCAATAATGTTTTTGGATATTATATCGAGGTTAGAAATACGCATAAAGACAAAGTTCCAGAAGATTGGATTCGTAAACAAACTTTGGTAAATGCGGAACGTTATATTACCGAAGAATTGAAGGAATACGAAACTCAAATTCTCGGCGCAGAAGAAAAAATTTCGCAGATTGAACATCAATTATATCGTCAGGTTTGCGAAAATGTAATGATGTATATTGACCAAATTCAGGAAAATTCTAATTTAATAGCGCAGTTAGATTGTGCGGTTTCGCTTTCAGAATTGGCGATTTCCGAAAATTATACAAAACCTATTCTCAACGAAACTTTTGCGATTGACATTAAAGAGGGAAGACACCCAATAATAGAAAAATCGCTTCCTTTAGGCGAAAAATACATTCCGAATGATGTTTTTTTGGATAAAGATTCTCAACAAATCATTATGGTTACTGGACCAAATATGGCGGGTAAATCTGCGATTTTGAGACAAACTGCAATTATTTGTTTGCTGGCACAAATTGGAAGTTTTGTTCCTGCAAAACATGCCGAAATTGGCATTTTAGACAAAATTTTTACCAGAGTTGGCGCTACCGATAATATTTCTGCTGGCGAATCTACTTTTATGGTAGAAATGAACGAAGCAGCGAATATTTTGAATAATATTTCTGAAAGAAGTTTGATTTTGCTCGATGAAATCGGACGTGGAACTTCTACTTATGACGGGGTTTCTATAGCTTGGGCGATTGCAGAATATCTTCATCAGCATTCTACTCAACCGAAAACACTTTTCGCCACGCATTACCACGAACTCAATGAAATGAGCGTAAATTTTGAGAGAATTAAAAATTTCCACGTGACGATTCAGGAGAATAAAGGCAATATTATTTTTCTCCGAAAATTGGTTTCTGGTGGTAGTGAACACAGTTTCGGGATTCATGTAGCAAAATTGGCAGGAATGCCTTCCAAAGTAGTAAACAGGGCTTCTGAAATTCTAAAAACTTTAGAAAATTCTCGTTCCAACAGTGGTTCTACAGAAAAAATAAAACGGGTGACCGAAGAAAATCTTCAACTTTCTTTCTTCCAACTCGATGATCCTGTTTTAGAAAACATCAGAGAAGAACTTACCAAAATTGACATCAATACTTTAACACCGATTGAAGCCTTAATGAAGTTGAATGCGATTAAAAAGATGATTGGGAAGTAA
- a CDS encoding energy transducer TonB → MRKLILLFTLIFSGFVFGQVKDTIIDGKKTEIYYSIDKDAEFPEGFEVFKKLIMKNFDTSKVKYKKKGRIFTVIVFVVQKDGSLGDFSVSGENKQFNKEALNAIKKS, encoded by the coding sequence ATGAGAAAACTAATTTTACTTTTCACTCTTATTTTTAGTGGTTTTGTTTTTGGGCAAGTAAAAGACACAATTATTGATGGAAAAAAAACTGAAATTTATTATAGCATAGACAAAGATGCTGAATTCCCAGAAGGTTTTGAAGTTTTTAAAAAATTAATAATGAAAAACTTTGATACCTCAAAAGTAAAATATAAAAAGAAAGGTAGAATTTTTACAGTAATTGTTTTCGTGGTTCAAAAAGATGGTTCTTTAGGTGATTTTTCCGTTTCTGGTGAGAATAAACAATTCAATAAAGAAGCTTTAAACGCAATAAAAAAAAGTTGA
- a CDS encoding ribosomal maturation YjgA family protein, with product MIFNYKYFLTTIFLFLAEVSIATVFKDIIWLRAYFGDVLVVILIYTFMLTFLDIKNKMLLNIGVFLFACIIEFAQYFHFAEWFGLKDNKIAMIVLGNSFSWIDILCYAMGSFCIFTFHKILK from the coding sequence ATGATTTTTAATTACAAATATTTCTTAACAACTATATTTCTATTTCTAGCAGAGGTTTCCATCGCTACCGTTTTCAAAGATATTATTTGGTTACGGGCTTATTTTGGTGATGTTTTGGTGGTGATTCTTATTTATACTTTTATGCTAACTTTCCTTGATATTAAAAACAAAATGCTCCTCAACATTGGGGTTTTCTTATTTGCTTGTATCATAGAATTTGCTCAATATTTTCATTTCGCTGAATGGTTTGGGTTAAAAGACAATAAAATTGCCATGATTGTCCTCGGAAATTCTTTTTCTTGGATTGATATTTTGTGCTATGCAATGGGTTCTTTTTGTATTTTTACTTTCCATAAGATTTTAAAATGA
- a CDS encoding DUF4403 family protein translates to MRVSLLFIFLSIFGFSQTETYQFPKIPSSISVPISLPISEIQRLTNQSITGTLYEDQSYENNDSDQLKTKVEKDGEITMKALTNNRLLFSVPLKIWAEKGIGTLGLYSYQETQFRVVMNFISSVEFLQNWQVKTTTSTAGFVWREKPVLDFGKIKFPLASVIEKILVKQQKDFTTVIDAQIQQKMNLQPYILKVWNNFSEPMKISDEYNTWLKITPQTVKMSPLEIYLDKMKTTVSIDLFSETFVGTKPSKNPLVNAVPYFTPAQNLGREFLLKTTTNIPFSEATAIAQKQFQGKEFPFNEGKSKIKVEDIKVYAENENVVIEIQTSGKINGISYIKGKLIYDAQKHKIGFTKSDFKLKTKNIFHKAITSLFEGKIVKMIEQDYGIPFLELENASKKSIEESFNKEYQKGFKLSGKVMDFKPTEFLISEDHITTVVDIYAKVELKIEGMSF, encoded by the coding sequence ATGAGAGTATCACTTCTATTCATATTTTTATCCATTTTCGGATTTTCACAAACTGAAACTTATCAATTTCCTAAGATTCCTTCTAGCATTTCCGTGCCCATTTCTTTGCCGATTTCAGAAATCCAAAGATTAACGAATCAATCCATCACAGGAACACTTTACGAAGACCAATCTTATGAAAATAATGACAGTGACCAACTGAAAACCAAAGTAGAAAAAGATGGCGAAATCACGATGAAAGCATTAACCAACAACCGATTACTATTTTCTGTTCCGCTTAAAATTTGGGCAGAAAAAGGCATTGGAACTTTGGGTTTATACTCTTACCAAGAAACCCAATTCAGAGTGGTGATGAATTTTATTTCATCCGTAGAATTTCTACAAAATTGGCAAGTGAAAACCACTACTTCTACCGCTGGTTTTGTTTGGCGAGAAAAACCCGTCTTAGATTTTGGGAAAATAAAATTTCCTTTAGCCAGCGTCATCGAAAAAATTCTGGTGAAACAACAAAAGGATTTTACCACTGTGATTGATGCGCAAATCCAACAAAAAATGAATCTTCAACCGTATATTCTCAAAGTTTGGAATAATTTTTCTGAACCAATGAAGATTTCTGATGAATACAACACTTGGCTAAAAATTACGCCGCAAACCGTAAAAATGTCGCCACTAGAAATTTACCTTGACAAGATGAAAACTACAGTTTCCATTGATTTGTTCTCGGAAACTTTTGTGGGAACCAAACCTTCGAAAAATCCTTTGGTGAATGCGGTTCCTTATTTTACCCCAGCGCAAAATTTGGGTAGAGAATTTTTACTCAAAACCACCACTAATATTCCTTTTTCTGAAGCTACAGCGATTGCCCAAAAACAATTTCAAGGGAAAGAATTTCCTTTTAACGAAGGGAAATCAAAAATTAAAGTAGAAGACATAAAAGTCTATGCAGAAAACGAAAATGTAGTCATCGAAATTCAAACTTCGGGAAAAATAAATGGCATTTCTTATATCAAAGGAAAACTCATTTATGACGCCCAAAAACATAAAATAGGATTCACCAAATCTGATTTTAAACTGAAAACCAAAAATATTTTTCATAAAGCAATCACTTCACTTTTTGAAGGAAAAATCGTGAAAATGATTGAACAAGACTACGGAATTCCGTTTTTAGAACTCGAAAACGCATCAAAAAAATCTATTGAAGAAAGCTTCAACAAAGAATACCAAAAAGGATTTAAACTTTCGGGAAAAGTAATGGATTTTAAACCTACGGAATTCTTAATTTCTGAAGACCATATTACGACGGTAGTTGATATTTATGCAAAAGTAGAACTGAAAATCGAAGGAATGAGTTTTTAG
- a CDS encoding BaiN/RdsA family NAD(P)/FAD-dependent oxidoreductase has translation MNTKKKITIIGGGAAGFFCAANLDAEKYYVTILEQNNETLQKVKISGGGRCNVTHACFDPRELVKFYPRGNKELLSVFSKFQPGDTMDWFDQRNVSLKIEGDNRIFPESNSSQTIMDCFLKEVQAKNFEIKTQSVVLEIQKLEEGYKIITKEGEILTDYVIYTTGSSPKSLKMIENLGHKIVSPVPSLFTFNIKNDVLNDLMGTSFPYAEVSIPKLKMEEFGPLLITHWGLSGPAILKLSAWKVRELSDLKYNFEIKVNFIGIDKEQAEEVFKNYREENPKKTIGNAKIFEITTRFWLRILWLSKIDLEKNISHITKQELQKILENLCENTMQVKGKSTFKDEFVTAGGVDLKEINFKTMESKILENFYIAGEVLNIDAVTGGFNFQACWSEAWLIAQELNAK, from the coding sequence ATGAATACAAAAAAGAAAATTACCATCATTGGAGGCGGTGCTGCAGGATTTTTCTGTGCAGCAAACCTTGATGCAGAAAAATACTATGTTACTATTTTAGAACAAAATAATGAAACCCTCCAAAAAGTAAAAATCTCTGGAGGCGGAAGATGCAATGTAACTCATGCCTGCTTTGATCCTCGTGAATTGGTGAAATTTTATCCTAGAGGAAACAAAGAGTTATTGAGTGTTTTCAGTAAATTTCAACCGGGAGATACGATGGATTGGTTTGATCAACGAAATGTTTCGTTGAAAATAGAAGGTGACAATAGAATTTTCCCGGAAAGTAATTCCTCTCAAACCATTATGGATTGTTTCTTGAAAGAAGTTCAGGCTAAAAATTTTGAAATCAAAACACAATCGGTCGTTTTAGAAATTCAGAAATTAGAAGAAGGCTATAAAATCATCACCAAAGAAGGAGAAATCCTCACCGATTATGTGATTTATACCACAGGAAGTTCGCCGAAATCTTTGAAAATGATTGAAAATTTAGGGCATAAAATTGTTTCGCCAGTTCCGTCATTATTTACTTTTAATATCAAAAATGATGTGCTGAATGATTTAATGGGAACAAGTTTTCCTTATGCAGAAGTTTCAATTCCAAAATTAAAAATGGAAGAATTCGGGCCGCTTTTGATAACACATTGGGGACTTTCTGGGCCTGCAATTTTAAAACTTTCTGCGTGGAAAGTGAGAGAACTTTCCGATTTGAAATATAATTTTGAAATTAAAGTCAATTTCATAGGCATAGACAAAGAACAAGCGGAAGAAGTTTTTAAAAATTACAGAGAAGAAAATCCCAAGAAAACTATTGGGAATGCGAAAATTTTTGAAATTACGACTCGTTTTTGGCTCAGAATTCTTTGGTTGTCTAAGATAGATTTGGAGAAAAATATTTCTCACATCACCAAGCAAGAACTTCAGAAAATTCTAGAAAATCTTTGCGAAAACACAATGCAAGTCAAGGGGAAATCTACCTTTAAAGATGAATTTGTAACTGCAGGTGGTGTAGATTTGAAGGAGATAAATTTCAAAACGATGGAATCTAAAATTTTGGAAAATTTCTACATTGCAGGAGAAGTTCTGAATATTGACGCTGTAACTGGAGGGTTTAATTTCCAAGCTTGTTGGAGCGAAGCATGGCTGATTGCGCAAGAATTGAATGCTAAATAA
- a CDS encoding acyl-CoA thioesterase → MIYYHKHEVRWSDIDANRHLANSSYVQYCAQTRMAFMTKHKMGVAQLNRWGIGPVILHERYSFFKEVYADQEVIVSLEISGSSEDASIYQFTHKFYLPDGTHCATAEATGVWIDMMLRKTTTPPDDILVVMNQFKTENTKLLSREDIKALPFRPENIDASLMDLNR, encoded by the coding sequence ATGATTTACTACCATAAACACGAAGTTCGCTGGAGCGATATAGATGCCAACAGACATTTAGCCAACTCTTCTTATGTGCAATATTGTGCGCAAACGAGAATGGCTTTTATGACGAAACACAAAATGGGGGTTGCTCAACTCAACAGATGGGGAATTGGCCCTGTGATTTTGCACGAAAGATATTCGTTTTTCAAGGAAGTTTATGCTGACCAAGAAGTGATTGTTTCATTAGAAATTTCTGGAAGTTCTGAAGATGCAAGTATTTATCAGTTCACACACAAGTTCTATTTGCCAGACGGTACACATTGTGCAACTGCCGAAGCAACGGGAGTTTGGATTGATATGATGCTAAGAAAAACCACTACTCCACCAGATGATATTTTGGTGGTGATGAATCAGTTTAAAACCGAAAACACTAAACTGCTTTCTAGAGAAGACATTAAAGCATTGCCTTTCCGTCCGGAAAATATAGATGCGAGTTTAATGGATTTAAATCGTTAA